TGCCTTCCAGGGCGGTTGCGGAATTCGGCGGAGTGGCCGCCCAGACGGGAAATGATGTACAGACAAAGGGCAGCGTCAGGAGCGCCAGCCACTTTTTGCTGCGACGTAATTTGGTTTTTTTCATTTTTTACGTATCCTTTCCGCTATGATTGCTTTATTGTTTATCGGGTTTTGAAAGCCTGGAAAGCTCCGAATCCGTCAATGGCAGACAACCCGTCAGATTGATGCCCGGCGGAATGACCGTCAGGGAATCCGGAAGCTGGAAACCGGCAGTACGGAAGAGAGGAGCGGCATTAATAAAGCCGGGAATCGCTCTCTGTTCGGCAGTGCCGACTGCACCGGTATAGGAGTCGGATTGCCAGGGAGCCGTATTAATCGTCAAAATGCCGGGGGTGTTGCCGGTGGCGGCCAGGGTATAGTTGGAGTTGCTGATAGCCGTCACTCTTTCGCTGTAAGTTCCCGTCTTCGTAGCGGGAGACAGAGAAACCGCAGTGTTGGCACCATCGTAGACCGTTACGACAGCATTGACCATATCATTGTTGACAATGCCAGTCAGGGAAGCCGCTCCCGGAACGGCCGCCGTGCCGTAGACGATGGCAGTGTTTGCCACGCTCCAGGTCAGCGGCCTGGGCGTGATGGTCAGCGTGCCGGGCGTGCTGCCGGTGGACGCCAGGGTATAGTTGGAATTGGACAGGGAGGATACCGTTTCGCTATACGTCCCCACGGAAGCCGTGGCGAGAGAAGAAACCGGACTGCCGCCGCTGTTGCTGACGCTGATGACGGCGCCGGGATCGT
The nucleotide sequence above comes from Veillonellales bacterium. Encoded proteins:
- a CDS encoding MBG domain-containing protein, whose product is VSLRTAPVNFTITQRPISYSITSTTAVYGSVAPGTVTWSNLCGGDDPGAVISVSNSGGSPVSSLATASVGTYSETVSSLSNSNYTLASTGSTPGTLTITPRPLTWSVANTAIVYGTAAVPGAASLTGIVNNDMVNAVVTVYDGANTAVSLSPATKTGTYSERVTAISNSNYTLAATGNTPGILTINTAPWQSDSYTGAVGTAEQRAIPGFINAAPLFRTAGFQLPDSLTVIPPGINLTGCLPLTDSELSRLSKPDKQ